In a single window of the Mucilaginibacter defluvii genome:
- a CDS encoding PAS domain S-box protein gives MIEMDGAVNTGNPAAALINGLPVAVYICDNEGFITTYNEFAKQLWGSKPVNGETRWLGNVKTYTLDGMLVSPCQSLSAHSLSAQTDALEKKFILERADGSRKYINHHTSLIRDNEGLISGVINTLIDITAQKEDEGKQAMLAAIVTSSDDAIISKTLDGIITSWNHAAEKLFGYTEQEAIGRSITMLIPDDRLSEEEHIINQVSSSQIVDHFETLRQHKTGRLIPLSLTISPVKDTSGNIIGASKIARDISKQKQAEQQLQHYARNLEILNSFGKSVAENLDVQTILQKVTDATTQLTGAEYGAFFYNKLNENGEAYMLYTLSGAPKEAFEKLGMPRNTDVFKTTFRGEGIIRVDDITKDQRYGKYAPHHGMPKGHLPVTSYLAVPVISKHGSVIGGLLYGHSKPAMFTQEHEQLVDGIAAQAAIALDNAKLYEEISIINARKDEFIGLASHELKTPVTTINGYLQIIERSLAGSDRNAGFITKARVQVGKLSNLISDLLDVSKIITGQLPLSYATFNLTDLLAECTEVMQQTCTTHNITVEQPEEPIIVNADQQRIEQVIVNLLSNAIKYSPQANEVLVKLNHNNGQATVSVQDFGMGIDPNDQKHIFSRFYRVEHVAAHISGLGIGLYICNEIINRHGGHLSVNSQLGHGATFSFQIPLN, from the coding sequence AGCAAACCTGTTAACGGCGAAACCCGCTGGTTGGGTAACGTCAAAACTTACACGCTTGATGGAATGCTGGTATCGCCTTGTCAAAGTCTGTCAGCGCACAGCTTATCTGCACAAACAGATGCCCTTGAAAAGAAATTCATACTTGAACGCGCTGACGGCAGCCGTAAATACATCAACCATCATACATCGCTCATACGTGATAATGAGGGATTAATTTCCGGTGTTATTAATACCCTGATTGACATTACTGCGCAAAAAGAGGATGAAGGTAAACAGGCCATGCTGGCAGCCATTGTTACCTCGTCTGATGATGCCATTATTAGTAAAACCCTTGATGGAATTATCACCAGCTGGAACCATGCCGCCGAGAAACTTTTTGGCTATACCGAACAGGAAGCCATAGGCCGATCTATCACCATGCTGATACCTGACGATAGATTGAGCGAGGAAGAACATATTATAAACCAGGTAAGCAGCAGCCAGATTGTTGACCATTTTGAAACGCTGAGACAGCATAAAACCGGCAGGCTTATACCACTTTCGCTAACCATATCTCCGGTTAAAGATACCAGCGGTAACATTATCGGCGCATCAAAAATAGCGCGCGACATCAGCAAGCAAAAGCAGGCAGAGCAACAGTTGCAGCATTACGCCCGAAACTTGGAAATACTGAATTCTTTCGGAAAATCCGTGGCTGAAAACCTTGATGTACAAACCATATTGCAAAAGGTTACCGATGCCACTACGCAATTAACCGGAGCAGAGTATGGCGCGTTCTTTTACAACAAGCTGAACGAGAACGGCGAGGCGTATATGCTGTATACGCTATCAGGCGCACCCAAAGAAGCATTTGAAAAACTGGGCATGCCACGCAATACGGATGTATTTAAAACTACGTTCAGGGGCGAGGGTATTATCCGCGTTGATGATATAACTAAAGACCAAAGATACGGAAAATACGCCCCGCACCACGGTATGCCGAAAGGGCATTTACCTGTTACGAGTTACCTGGCGGTACCGGTAATATCTAAACATGGCAGTGTAATAGGTGGCTTACTATACGGCCATAGTAAACCCGCTATGTTTACACAGGAGCATGAGCAGTTGGTTGATGGCATCGCGGCACAAGCTGCGATTGCTTTAGATAATGCTAAGTTGTACGAAGAGATCAGCATAATTAATGCCCGTAAAGATGAATTTATCGGCCTGGCCAGTCACGAGTTAAAAACGCCGGTTACGACGATCAACGGCTACCTGCAAATAATCGAAAGATCATTAGCGGGCAGCGACCGCAACGCGGGTTTTATAACAAAGGCACGGGTGCAAGTAGGCAAACTAAGTAATCTGATTTCGGATTTGCTTGATGTATCAAAAATCATAACAGGGCAGTTACCCCTATCATACGCCACATTTAATTTAACGGATTTACTGGCGGAGTGTACCGAGGTTATGCAGCAAACCTGCACTACGCACAATATAACTGTTGAACAGCCTGAAGAGCCCATTATTGTTAACGCCGATCAGCAGCGTATTGAGCAGGTTATCGTCAACCTGTTATCAAACGCAATTAAATATTCGCCGCAGGCTAACGAGGTCCTCGTTAAGCTAAACCATAATAACGGACAGGCCACTGTCTCGGTTCAGGATTTCGGTATGGGTATCGATCCTAATGATCAAAAGCACATCTTCTCCCGTTTTTACCGGGTGGAGCATGTAGCAGCGCATATATCCGGCCTTGGTATAGGCTTATACATCTGCAACGAGATCATCAACCGGCACGGCGGCCATCTTTCGGTAAACAGCCAGTTAGGGCATGGCGCTACCTTCTCTTTCCAAATCCCGTTAAATTAA
- a CDS encoding SPFH domain-containing protein, which translates to MEPNNLKRVFRIGGVVILLVVALFIQPFTYENIDAGNVGIKINLYGTDRGVDNITIVTGRVWYNTWTTKIVEFPTYTQNVDYEPFVITTKDAAEFQVDPKLNYHVNANLVPQIYRQYRKPLGEIEQQFMRNTIYDAYRIVANSFTSDSVMSNRERFEDKIQALLTKNLAKDGFVYDQLTSAITPPTSLRRMIDEKNASIQARLKAENEAKQAIAEAQVSKAKAEGEAAALLIKARAESEANKLRQQSLTPLLVQTRMIEKWNGQLPTYGTVPQLFKDITKE; encoded by the coding sequence ATGGAACCTAATAACCTTAAACGCGTGTTTCGCATTGGCGGTGTAGTGATTTTACTTGTTGTCGCCCTGTTTATTCAACCTTTTACTTACGAAAACATTGATGCCGGTAACGTGGGCATAAAAATTAACCTGTACGGTACCGACAGGGGCGTGGATAACATCACTATTGTAACCGGCCGTGTGTGGTATAACACCTGGACAACCAAGATTGTGGAATTTCCGACTTATACGCAAAATGTGGATTATGAGCCCTTTGTTATTACTACTAAAGATGCCGCCGAGTTTCAGGTAGACCCTAAGCTAAATTACCATGTTAACGCTAACCTGGTACCACAAATTTACAGGCAGTACCGCAAGCCGCTTGGCGAAATTGAGCAGCAATTTATGCGCAACACTATATATGATGCTTATCGTATAGTGGCCAACAGTTTTACATCAGACAGTGTGATGAGCAACCGGGAGCGCTTTGAAGATAAGATTCAAGCGCTGCTTACCAAAAACCTGGCTAAGGATGGTTTTGTGTACGATCAGCTTACTTCAGCCATTACGCCGCCGACATCATTAAGAAGGATGATCGACGAAAAGAATGCCTCGATACAAGCGCGTTTAAAAGCCGAGAACGAAGCCAAACAAGCCATTGCCGAAGCGCAGGTAAGTAAGGCTAAGGCCGAAGGAGAAGCCGCGGCATTGCTAATTAAAGCGCGCGCCGAGTCAGAAGCCAACAAACTCAGGCAGCAAAGCCTTACACCGCTGCTGGTACAAACCCGCATGATTGAGAAGTGGAACGGCCAGCTGCCCACTTATGGTACCGTACCGCAATTGTTTAAAGATATTACTAAAGAATAA
- a CDS encoding peptidase, whose amino-acid sequence MTYCLGIKVKEGLVAIADTRITSGTETTNKKKVTIEQRDDFSLFIMTSGLRSVRDKAMVYFNELLDTQEFNKLYKAVNAFGEQVKRVAFEDGAALEKAGFKFDLNTIIGGQLKDDAEHKLYLLYPEGNWVELGQGAPYVVIGNSGHGKAILNRVLSENSSMRLALKAGFLSFDSTRVSSNNVDYPIDVVLYKKDSYELIEQRYESRDLDAISAQWDDELKNALVNVSEDWMNIAFDKLPIENKNTH is encoded by the coding sequence ATGACCTACTGCTTAGGAATAAAAGTTAAGGAAGGGCTGGTAGCTATAGCCGATACCCGTATTACATCAGGTACAGAAACTACTAACAAAAAGAAAGTTACGATTGAACAACGGGATGATTTTTCGCTTTTTATAATGACCAGCGGCCTGCGCTCCGTACGAGACAAGGCCATGGTATATTTTAACGAGTTGCTGGACACGCAGGAATTTAACAAACTATACAAGGCCGTTAACGCCTTTGGTGAGCAGGTAAAACGCGTTGCATTTGAGGATGGCGCCGCACTTGAAAAGGCGGGTTTCAAATTTGATTTGAATACCATCATAGGCGGACAATTGAAGGATGACGCCGAGCATAAGCTTTACCTGCTTTACCCTGAAGGTAACTGGGTAGAGCTTGGGCAGGGCGCGCCATATGTGGTGATCGGCAACTCCGGCCATGGCAAAGCAATACTGAACCGGGTGCTGAGCGAAAATTCAAGTATGCGGCTGGCGCTTAAAGCCGGTTTTTTGTCGTTTGATTCAACCCGCGTAAGTTCCAATAATGTTGATTATCCGATTGACGTTGTTCTATATAAAAAGGACAGTTACGAACTGATTGAACAACGCTATGAATCGCGTGATCTGGACGCCATATCGGCACAATGGGATGACGAACTGAAGAATGCCCTGGTAAATGTATCTGAAGACTGGATGAATATAGCCTTTGATAAACTACCGATAGAAAACAAAAATACACATTAA